A genomic segment from uncultured Erythrobacter sp. encodes:
- a CDS encoding amidohydrolase family protein has product MKVGFFVLRLIGYLVLPLTITISSAAPAREPIIDMHVHALAADDQGPPPMAMCVPIDPMPTWDTGLPTIANFITPFKNPPCTDPIWSPETTEEVMRQSLAVMERNNVIGVVSGRVKILSAWVAAAPDRVMPSLTPDLPTPDNFATELGQLKKDGRIAVLGELGFQYEGISPDDPRLEPLWAAAEANDIPVALHMGPGPPGIAYMPGMGYRARLSSPLLLEDVLVRHPKLRVNVMHAGFPMLDDTLALLYAHPQVYLDTGVIVYTQPRPAFYRYLGALVDAGFGKRIMFGSDQMVWPETMERGIAVIKEAPFLTADQKRDILYNNAARFLKLDEATIARHHAM; this is encoded by the coding sequence GTGAAGGTAGGCTTTTTCGTTCTCAGGTTGATCGGCTATTTGGTCTTGCCGCTGACGATCACAATTTCCTCGGCCGCACCGGCGCGCGAGCCGATCATCGACATGCACGTCCATGCGCTCGCCGCAGACGATCAGGGGCCGCCGCCAATGGCGATGTGCGTCCCCATCGATCCTATGCCGACCTGGGACACCGGCCTGCCGACGATCGCTAACTTCATCACCCCCTTCAAGAACCCGCCTTGCACTGACCCGATCTGGTCGCCCGAAACGACCGAAGAGGTCATGCGCCAATCGCTTGCAGTTATGGAGCGCAACAACGTTATCGGCGTGGTGAGCGGGCGGGTCAAAATCCTGTCGGCGTGGGTCGCTGCCGCGCCTGATCGCGTGATGCCAAGCCTCACGCCCGATCTTCCGACCCCAGACAATTTCGCGACCGAACTCGGCCAATTGAAAAAGGATGGCCGCATCGCGGTGTTGGGCGAACTCGGTTTCCAATATGAAGGCATCTCTCCGGATGACCCGCGGCTCGAACCGCTTTGGGCCGCCGCTGAGGCCAACGACATTCCGGTGGCGCTCCACATGGGGCCGGGGCCTCCGGGCATCGCCTATATGCCCGGCATGGGTTACCGCGCGCGGCTGTCGAGCCCGCTCCTGCTGGAAGATGTTTTGGTGCGCCACCCCAAGCTGCGCGTGAATGTCATGCACGCCGGTTTTCCAATGCTCGATGACACACTGGCGCTGCTTTACGCGCATCCGCAGGTCTATCTCGACACCGGCGTGATCGTTTACACGCAGCCACGCCCCGCGTTCTACCGCTACCTTGGCGCGCTGGTCGATGCAGGCTTTGGCAAGCGCATCATGTTCGGCTCCGACCAAATGGTTTGGCCGGAAACGATGGAGCGCGGCATCGCGGTGATCAAAGAGGCGCCGTTCCTCACGGCGGATCAGAAACGCGACATCCTCTACAACAATGCGGCGCGTTTCCTGAAGCTCGACGAAGCGACCATCGCCCGCCATCACGCGATGTAG